The Sebastes umbrosus isolate fSebUmb1 chromosome 1, fSebUmb1.pri, whole genome shotgun sequence genome includes the window CACAATACAATGAGATAATAACACCCAAaccattttaaaatatgaacaGATTAGTGTTGGTTTGCAGTTTGATGTTGTTATGAAAGGGAAAATGTTAAAGACTTGTAAAGAGCCCAAACTCTTCAGTAATCTCTAAAAGTGTGGCAGTGATactcttttttccttttgagAAAAACATTCCATCAGTTTTTCTCACATTGAGAGAAATGTGCAGGTCATTAATGTATTCCATAAAATAGTTTAATATAATCATAGTATTCTGGCAGGTATCAGTGCAACAAAAGCAgtcatagaaaagaaaaaacaaacatttcataCACCGCGCCACACGGCATTCACACAAAGGCCTTCATGTTCAACTTAACTTATTCAATTTACTTCCATAAAACACAGGGTCTGTCatgttctccctctctctctctcacacacacacacacacacacacgcacacacacacacacacactcagatctGTCCCccctgttaaaaacaaaagtgcaTTTCTAATTCACGGACAACCCCTCAAGCACATCTATTCGACTTGGATCTGGTTTTTGAGTTTGGTCTGCACTTCACTCCTCATTATAAAAAGCAATCTATCACAGAATCAAAAAAAACTTTGCAGAACGTAACTAGTAGTTAGGGAATCATTTCATTGAATAAGTGCTTTTAGAACAAGGCATTAAAATTTCTGCAGATTCCATTGTAGGTGAGCCTATAAACTTCACATTAAGCTTTAATATGTTATCTCTGTTAAAGTGCACAAAAAGGGACAGTTTTGAGCTTGTGGACCAAAGTCAGATTTGTCTGCAGTAATTTGTGCGTCAGGTTTGAACCTGAATTTCGGAGCAAGGCACATCTGCGGATGAAAAAGTGCATTGGCTCTTCATCTACTTTAGAATACATTGGATTAAAAGTGCATTTTAAATTGATTCATTGTTCAAAGTGCATTCAAAATAACAAGGATCACTTTTATAACTTTAGAAAACACATATGAGCTTTCCATTAATGCTGGTACATGCCAACTGTACCAGTTTGAAATATTCATGTCATCAGTGTCTCCTTTAACTCGTGTGCAGACCAAACCCAGCCAGGTCCTCGTCTCAGTGTAAAAATAGCTCTAGGTGAAGCAGGTTGGCCACCCTTTATCCTCAGTCAAGGATGTGCTCCCCGCGGACGATGTGTGAAGAAAATTCATAGCGGTCCTGGCTGCGGTGACCACAGATGTTACACTCAAAAGGCTGGCGGAAACCGTGGCAGCCCATGTGGATGGTAAACATGACGTGGTCCAGGAAAAGCACACGGCAGTGCCTGCAACGGAAAGAGCGCACGGCGCGCCCCTCCCCGTCTACAACCCGGAACGCCTCCCTAGAAGTGGAGGAGGGCGCTGTAGGTGAGCTTGGAGTTGGCGCGAGGGCAGGAGGTGGGTGGGATGAGTGGCCTCCGTCCTCTCTTTCCACCTCCCTGTCTTTGGCGTGGCTGGGACTGCGTCTGTCCCGACTCCTGTGGTGTGCAATGGGAGCAGGCGCTGGGTGGTGGTTGTGTGAGTGTTGAAGATGATGGCCGTTGTTGCTGTGCAGGGTCAGAGTCGGAGCGGTGCTGTTGCAAGGCTCATCTGGCATGCTCTCCGTGTCCGTAGAGTCCTGGCAACCGTTGCTAGGCGAGGGTGCGTGACTTCGACCCGCAGGCAGGTCCTCGTGACCCTCTGCTGCCTCCCTCCCCCCGACACCCGCAACCCCCAGCCCAGCTCCAGTCCCTGTGCAATCCAGCCTCGGGCCTAGAGCGACAGAGTCGTGAATGGAGCCGTGGATCGGCCTGAGTTCTGATAAACATGAAGGGTGAGTGGTGGGAAGGTGCAGCGGCCTCAGTGTGTCGGacagccctcctcctccattaCCTGCTACACCTGCGTATTCTCCTCCAAGACCAGTAAAGTGCGGGGCATCAAGGTCCCCTGCGTGCATCTCGCCGTCTTTATCCAAACCAGCGCTGAGCTCATAAGGTGCATCTGCCAAGTTGAGGCGTATGTGCTTCTGTCCTGCAATACAGAAACACAATCTTATGATTCTGTACCATGGAAGTCTGAGGAAGACGTCAAAACTGAATtttcaaaaagacaaaaaaataaataaatatatgggCTGTCAGCTTGCCCAGGTAAATGGACAGCCTATTTGGCTTCATTCTGGATGCCAAAATTAGGTTGACGGTTATGATGATTGAGTTCTAATTCAAAAtcaagtttttatttaatttccttcGAAAATGACAGTATTTTATTAATGCAACAGGAAAAAACCTGTTCCTCCAGACAGGGTTGCAGGACAAAAAAAACCAGAGTGTGACACCTGGAGTCAATTTATTCAAAAAGCATCTGAATTATGGTGCTTTTGGGAAATTTATGACAATAAGGGTTATCGCTGTTCACTTGTTAAACGTTTAATTATGTTTGTCCTGAGCCTGAATTCGACAACAGCACTCCTGCACCAGCTATGTGTAATTAACCTCGAAACAAAGCACAGAAGTTCCTGATTCACTTTGGCATTTGGTTTGAATCTACAGCCCATCACACAGCTTGGATACATAAAACTGCGAAAGCCCGTGATCACATCACTCGCACAAAAAGATCAGTACTATTGTATGTGGTATCCAATTCAACCAATTAATGCTGCTTTCAGTTTCCTCAACCTGTCCACACACTGAGACCTGATAATTGCTCACCTACAAATTTTTGTGGTGTGGATCTCTTGCGTTTGGTGATGCTGTTGGCGAGCCGATCGATAAATGCCATCTTGTCTGAGGAGGGTTGTAGTAGAGAGTCTGGTATAAACTCTagctctctcatctcctctcctgcGCAGAGTACAAACAAATTGTAATGTTATTTTGGGGGGTTTTCTTATCACCCAGACAGCATTTATCCCAAATGTTTAAATTGTATGCTGGCTTTCAATGTTTGGATAGAAAAGAAACTAAGTGAGGGGTTGTGTGCATTACCTTAAGGAGGTAGACTACATTTCTACACTACAATCCTTTTGGAAACTGATATTAACAACACTATATTGTATTTCGGTTACTGTCTTATCTGAGAACATTTTCTTTACTCCTTCATCTTCATGAATGCCATTAAACCGTACCTGGATTCTGTGCACAGGAGGGCTGCTGTGACTCCAGACTCTGTAAGTAGCTGTGGCAACGCTCACGGTGCTCCTCCAGGGTGCTCTGCTGCTTGTAACTACGGCCGCAATAACTGCACTTATATGGCTTCCCTACAGTTGGAGAGGACACTGGGGACAAAGTGGGAAGATTATTATTGTCACATTACTGCACACTATCATAAGAATAGAACAATTATTATCAGGCTTGAATCTGTCCTACCTGCATGAGTGCGAAGGTGGCCAGTGAGCGCATCTCGTCTTCGACAGGCATAGCTGCAAAAGGGACATTTAAAGGGCTTCTCCCCTGAGTGCAGCTTGATGTGGCGGAGCAGGTTACCCTTTTGAGTGAAGGAGGCACCACACTGGTTACACTGGAATGGCCGCTCACCTGGGGATAGATCAAACCTGTCAGCCCAACTTGTTTGATTATATTTATAGTGTCTGTTTTGTTCTTGAGTGGCACGCACAAGCGATTTAAGAGAATTTGTGGCATTAACCAATTTTTTCGGGGGTATGAACGAAATTTAAGAGTGGTCCAAACATGTATTACTCTCTCcacaaggggaaaaaaacacttatttcaCCTGAAATCATAACGTCTTAATCTGAATGAATTTGGAGTTTAAATTTGTTAAGAGATAAAACAAACTTAAtgcaaaattaatattttgttcaCCATATCATCGTCGCTTGCCATTATGATTTTTATTGGCATTGGGAAATTCTCTCACTCCGATAGCTGACTCCGGCTCTTAATGCCGGTCTCTGTCCAGGATTATCCTCTGTTGCACcttgtatgtacagtagatgtACTGTATTCTCTCGTCTAAAATATCTCCATGACTTTTACATCCCCTTGACTCATTCTCATATTAGTCATGGACCACTTTGCTTTAGACAGATGTTTTTTAGCATCTATCTGTGAATGAATTAAACCCACAAATGAAGCAGAATTGCGTCAAATTATGCTCATCATGAAATCTCACGGACACAGACCTCCTCATGAACAGGCGCTGTTCATCATCAGGCTGAAAGGCGATTTACGTCAAGTTTGTCCAGTTAAGAGCGTTTGGTGATTCCGACATGGAACACTTGTAGGAACAAGCCTCACAGAAATAAGTAAGAGAGGTTTaggataataaaacaaaaatgttcctGTTCTTTCATCCAGATTCATCTGCAGATTCAATTGCAAGTACAGCAGGACATTCAAAATATTATCCATCATcagagcagcttttttttttcattcagtctTGATTAATGGCCAGGGTTCAACTCTGCACaattaacattttgttcagtACTCGTCtggcatacaaaaatacaaatgtgtgCAGAAAATTATGTGTCAATCAAAATTTCCATTCCAATTACATGCCAAAACCCACGATACATTCTGTATTTAACCTAATCTCTTCcacaaaaagcaaaaagagTGTATGTTTTCTCACAGAGATGACTTATGTGAACTAAACTGATCAGTCACCTGTATGGCTGCGTTTGTGCACCATGAGAACATTAGGCCCAATGCAGATCATCCCACAGATGTCACACTTGAGCTTTCCGTTTGGCAGTCTGGTGCCTCCAGCTTGCATGGCTTCAGGACTGGTGAGCTCCCTGTAGCCCCCGACAGCCTCAGATCCCTGCTCTGGACCTCCTTCCTCTACCCGCTCCCCTCTTTCATCTTCAGTACTGCGACCTTGGTCTTCATCGCTGTACAGCTCCACTTTAATGGAGTTGGCTACAGATGCACAAGAGCAAACATGTATGTCATTACTTAAAAGTATGTGATACAAGTAGGGATGCCTCATATTGATATCATTTGATATATTTAGTGAAatctgaataataaaataatcataaaaaatgtctgtacaCCTTTACAAAACCTTTGAAAAAATTTGTCATATCACTGTaagattgtttattattatgatatgtCCAATAATATATGgggagctaaaaaaaaaaaagagaagtgacTTGAGGAAAAATTCTGATTTTGAGGTTTGATTAACCGTTACACAGTCGTTTTTGTGGGATTCACACTCATTTTCTCACTGACCACTGAGGGAGCGACTAGGAGAGGTCTCCTTGCTGTTTGGGGTGCTCACTGTTGGACCCCCAAGGGCCCCCGAAAACTCTCTTTCCATGGAAGAGTCTCCGCTAGCTGCAaccaaaaaaggaaaacaaaagatCTCTCATTTGAACAGCATGATGCCAGCCATTTGAAGGTAAGTATAAAAAGCAGAGTCCTACCTGATATGCAAGACCGGCCATTGCAGTCATCCACATCCATACTAGTTCAAGCTGAATACTGAAATGACAGTTATATCAGATGGTAAGATCAAACTGAATTCAGGCACCAATTCACTCAAACATAAAACAACGTGTCGTGCACCTAACCATTAATACAACAGGAAAACAGACAGTAGTTACAGGTAGAGAGGTCCAGTTTGACATCACATTATGAAATGAACACCATATTATAACaacaggctccacaaccaaggctgacccccatatgagaactatgaggactttaagaactttaaacatgcaaccatcttggactctaaccactagcgcactttacacttactttacactaaacatcctatataccactttatagactgcacatatgtacatattacataatttattgtaaatactacatttatttattgacagactgcacacactatgttcacccattcactctgtatcttttatatctctattattgtttttataattgttgtatacctttacctctcctgtgtttcactctgtttgctaatgttgctgctttgacacctgaatttccctcaagggattaataaaggttcatcttatattatcttatcttataattcAGAGAGGTTCAagataataataagaaaatgttATGACCTCACACACTTTCAATGACccacacataaaataaaaaacactaaagGCTAGCATGAATGTCAGCCAACTAGCCAGCTCAACAATACATGTGCTGAAGATTAGCTGACGCAGGTAAATACCAGAATATAGTTAACTAGCAGCCAAGTTAGCACCAACTCTAACCTTAGCAGCCACGGATCAGCTGTCTCAGTTACAGTGAGGTTGACTCATGACAACACTGATAAAGCAACTTAATGTGAAGCTAATCTAACATTAGGCTCATCTGAGACCAACCAACCTGACATCCAGAGCGGTATTTACTTTGACGTTTACATAAAGGTGTTGTTGAGGTAACCTAAGTGCACCAAGGGTCGGCCTTTggtggctaacgttagcttgataACTGCATGTGATGGACATTACCGTTAGCAGAGTTAGCTCAACTCAGCACTAAAGAGCATGGCGCAAAGTTACAGCTTAGTATAATGTGCGATGACGCAATGTAGATAACGCTGATTTGCGGGATTACTTATCTGACTGACAGGTTCTAGGACGTCTTGTTTATCGCTAGCACAACAAACCAACCTGAActatgttagcttagcttagctagctCAATGTTTCCTAAACGGTTGCTATGGCAGCCACCGCCTCCCTGTTGCTAAGGCTAGCCAGCTAGCGGTTAGCATTAGCTCGAGCTCTCTCTGGAGCCCAGAAGATGGGTTTTAAAACACGACACAGCGGTGGCAGTCTACTGTAAGAAGTACTTTTGAAGTTGTCCGGTTCTCCCGGTAACTGTTGCGTTACCTGTCCCCGTCAGGGCCGGTTCAGTGAGGCTGTTCTGTGTTTCTCATCTGTCTGTTTATGACGGCAGCATCTCCCGGCAGAGCTCACCTCCAGACACTAACAACTTCCGGTTAGAGGCAAGTGTGGAGCTGCCTGTCAACCagcagtcagtgagtcagtgagtcagtgagttCACATCAaccagcagtcagtcagtcagtgagtcagtgagttCACATCAACCAGCAGTCTGTGTTACAAATAACAACTAACAAATCTATTTAAAACATTAGTTAATTTATTCAGCACGTATACATGAATATATGTATAggctagagcaggggtcagcaacatgTGTCTTCAGcctctctccagtggctccatgtggagtttttaaaatggaaatgaataactgttttttatttaattttccatttttattcattattgttgtaggtctatggtacgacggggtattagggccacattgaagaaacaaaacaaataaatctgagatttcgagaataaagtcataatataacgagaataaagtcacaagtttatgagaaaaaaagttgtaatattatgagaataaagtcacaagtttatgagaaaaaaaagttgtaatattatgagaataaagtcataatattacgagaataaagtcacaagtttatgagaaaaaaagttgtaatattatgagaataaagtcacaagtttatgagaaaaaaagttgtaatattatgagaataaagtcattatattacgacaataaagtcacaagtttatgagaaaaaaagttgtaatattatgagaataaagtcataatattacgagaataaagtcacaagtttatgagaaaaaaagttgtaatattatgagaataaagtcattatattacgacaataaagtcacaagtttatgagaaaaaaagttgtaatattatgagaataaagtcataagtttaaaagaaaaaagtcgtagtattatgagaataaagtcaatattataaagtagtaattttacgagttattttatttttttctcgtaaagttatgactttacgataaagtcgtaatattacgagaataaagtcgtaatattacgacttttttctcgcaaacttctgactttattctcatattattaagactttttttctcgtaaagttgtggctttcttctcgtaacattatgatttttttcactttcctctcggaacattacaacttttttcccgtaaagttatgactttattctcgtaatattacgtctttttttctcataaagttatgactttattctggaaatctcagatgttttttccctcaatgtagccctaatactctgtagtacatttgcactttggccctcatttcattagacttatatactatatacttagactataaactgtgttaccttcatcacaatgatcaaatgttttgcagctccagacggatttttaatttatttttttatttgcctaaaatggctcttttgatagttaaggttgctgacccctgggctaAAGGGAATACTCTCAAAAGTGCATTATATttgagataaaaacaaaccacaacAATGTTTTTCATATTCTAGTGACTTAGCTGTGTTTTTGATTAACCCCTTTCCATTCTGCCCTCTTTTTTTATAGAGGGGtaggggacaggggatgttcattggtagaaaaaaaaagtcaacagtagatgtcacatagaagtggtttacataatctgaaagctgggaacctgaagattaatttgagatacagctcaatactgtgtgtcaagttgttctggtTTATCAAAGCCAAAACAAAAAGCCAGAAAGCTTATAAAGGTTATCTCGGCTAGCTCAGTTGATAGAGTGTGAAACTCTTTGATTGATGATTTCAGGGTTGTGGACTCAAGCCCAGTGTTGGGTGTTGGCATTTTCAGCAATTCATTtgtatgactgtttttgtattgttattCACCAAAAGTTGGGTTGATTTTCATTAATGTGTTGGCAAAGAACCAATTCTACTAATTTATCAGAGACTAAATGTGCATGGCGTTTGGCGCATGCTGCTATGACATGAATGAGTGCAGTGTGGAGTGGAAGTTCACTACCGTCCttacacattaaataaaaaaaaaaataatttctttgaACACATTTCAGTCCACAGAGTGAAACCGGTGTTTATTTCAAAATGGGTTTTGTCAGTTGTAATCTATAATATATCCTGTCTTGGTGATACCATCTTTGTTAACCTTCCCATCCTGTAAATGGTCTGAAATCGCTTTAAATAACTGCAGAGcctttttaaatgtatcatATTGTAATTATGCATTTGCGTAATTCGATCTTAAACTACTGTAAGTTTTGTACTGTAAGAAAAGTCTATTCcaaataaaatacttgacaggCCTGTCTTTCCTAAAACTACACAACTAGTGGTTAGTTGAGAATAACGAGCATCACACATTAAAGCTTTTAAAGACTTTTGAATTTATTCTTTAGGTGTACAGCATCTTCAAATTCTGCTTTACATGGTCTTAGGAGGGGCTCTTGGTGCACCGGCCtgtaacaaaagaaacaaacaaaaatgattaAGATCCAAATCTGATATAGATGCTTCTCACTGTGGAGAATGTGACTCGTCAAACACAGGTTAACAAATAATGATTGCATTCAGGTGTGCCAGTTCCAACACTCTGCTTACCTACTCATCTGAAGGTAACAAAACCATTAATCATATTAgtttcacctgtgcttttcctgctgtgactcGTCAAATCATCCTCTGTGAAATAGGACTTTGCAGGCCTGAACCTGGGTGGTGGGCTGCAGGAGGAAGGAGAAAGGCTCAGATGAGGACAAGCATCCAGGATCAAAATACAAAGAACAGATGATGCATGAATGAAAAACACTTACAGTCAAAGACGCTGGCATCTGAGATGTCTCTCACGGCAGCAGCCTCCACGATGTTGCGGATGGGCTGCACGTGGCCACGGCCCTTCTTGGCACCACCGTTGTTCATTCTTCTCTTGGTCTGTAAAACAAATGCCACAGTTAGAAAGACAATTGCAGCCTGACAACTAGGACTGGAAcaagggatgctcattttgaaaaatgttcttaaccgataaccgaccctcgttaaccgattattaaccgttaaccgacaagatttgtgacTCGCGctagctgcagtgtatgagcacaacagacaactgagaacCCAGTTCACCCATCCGGGAgagttatagctgtgaacgtaggtgtagcagtgtgtgtacactttattCGTCGCTGAATAAATGCTAAGAAACTACTGCTCCTCCGCTCAACGCTCAAACGAGCCCtgagcgagccagagaccggagagaccggagccgacatcctgtatcctgcaactctggCTCCGCatctgcctcttaaggtgggctgttaaggtggaccagcttttctccttaaattGACGAGCCACTCAGCTTATTAatgaattataaatattttcttttaaccgttttaaccgatagcgtttattagttaaaatgcttaatgttggttaacggttaattatgaacatccctaaATGCCACAGTTGGAAAGACAATTACAGCCAGACAACTAGGACTGGAACTGGAAATACTACTTTGGTACAGAACAAAGTGTCCTCTCAGCATCTGGTATCAAAAACTGTCAAGTACCGAAAACTGGCATCAATTTAAGACATATATTCAGATAAAGTTCTTGTAtggctgtttgtgtttaaaCAACATTTGACAAGTTTAACGtcttttgataaataaaaaaaataattgataaataaaaaaaatgattttttgaGAGTAAGGGCTCCTCAAGGTTTACTAAAAACAATACTGTAGTGATATCCTTACCAAGTTATGTACCAACTACTAGCTTTTAAACATTTCTTAATAAACTAGAGAGACATTTTATGACTATCCCTTACGTTGTAGTTTAGCTGTGTAATTACAATACCTAATAAGAGCATTTTAAGTTTGATAATTTGAATAAAACGACAGTTACTTCTGTTTAAGTCTCACGACCCACTAGAAAACAACTCACCATGTTGCTTGGGAAGCTGGAAAGAGTAGAGTGAATATTGTAAAGTGGATCATCAAATATATAGCTGCTGTGTCTCGAACCAGCTGACATTACATCACAGGTAAATAAAAGTtgggtgggctgttaaggtggaccagcttttctccttaaagtgacgaaccgc containing:
- the LOC119483425 gene encoding zinc finger protein Eos-like isoform X1, with product MDVDDCNGRSCISASGDSSMEREFSGALGGPTVSTPNSKETSPSRSLSANSIKVELYSDEDQGRSTEDERGERVEEGGPEQGSEAVGGYRELTSPEAMQAGGTRLPNGKLKCDICGMICIGPNVLMVHKRSHTGERPFQCNQCGASFTQKGNLLRHIKLHSGEKPFKCPFCSYACRRRDALTGHLRTHAVSSPTVGKPYKCSYCGRSYKQQSTLEEHRERCHSYLQSLESQQPSCAQNPGEEMRELEFIPDSLLQPSSDKMAFIDRLANSITKRKRSTPQKFVGQKHIRLNLADAPYELSAGLDKDGEMHAGDLDAPHFTGLGGEYAGVAGNGGGGLSDTLRPLHLPTTHPSCLSELRPIHGSIHDSVALGPRLDCTGTGAGLGVAGVGGREAAEGHEDLPAGRSHAPSPSNGCQDSTDTESMPDEPCNSTAPTLTLHSNNGHHLQHSHNHHPAPAPIAHHRSRDRRSPSHAKDREVEREDGGHSSHPPPALAPTPSSPTAPSSTSREAFRVVDGEGRAVRSFRCRHCRVLFLDHVMFTIHMGCHGFRQPFECNICGHRSQDRYEFSSHIVRGEHILD
- the LOC119483425 gene encoding zinc finger protein Eos-like isoform X2, coding for MDVDDCNGRSCISASGDSSMEREFSGALGGPTVSTPNSKETSPSRSLSANSIKVELYSDEDQGRSTEDERGERVEEGGPEQGSEAVGGYRELTSPEAMQAGGTRLPNGKLKCDICGMICIGPNVLMVHKRSHTGERPFQCNQCGASFTQKGNLLRHIKLHSGEKPFKCPFCSYACRRRDALTGHLRTHAVSSPTVGKPYKCSYCGRSYKQQSTLEEHRERCHSYLQSLESQQPSCAQNPGQKHIRLNLADAPYELSAGLDKDGEMHAGDLDAPHFTGLGGEYAGVAGNGGGGLSDTLRPLHLPTTHPSCLSELRPIHGSIHDSVALGPRLDCTGTGAGLGVAGVGGREAAEGHEDLPAGRSHAPSPSNGCQDSTDTESMPDEPCNSTAPTLTLHSNNGHHLQHSHNHHPAPAPIAHHRSRDRRSPSHAKDREVEREDGGHSSHPPPALAPTPSSPTAPSSTSREAFRVVDGEGRAVRSFRCRHCRVLFLDHVMFTIHMGCHGFRQPFECNICGHRSQDRYEFSSHIVRGEHILD
- the LOC119483731 gene encoding 40S ribosomal protein S26-like encodes the protein MSIPCSSPSCQAAIVFLTVAFVLQTKRRMNNGGAKKGRGHVQPIRNIVEAAAVRDISDASVFDSHHPGSGLQSPISQRMI